The genomic stretch CGAAATTATTACCGGGTCTGCGTTTCTGATCCATCGGCTGTTGTAAGAAGGAACGGAGTTGTACTTACGGGCCTGATCAAAAATTTCTATTACGAATTCCAGGATTCAACCGGGGGGGATTATATAGAATCGGATAAACCGGTATTGGTTTCCCAATACACAGTCAATGAAAATCAGTGCTGGAATTTTCCAACAACCACCCCAGCCCCACCCTCCAATGGTGATCCCGAAATGTTTTACCTGAGCCCGATCGAACAGGGTCAGAAATCAGTCCGGTTATTTGCCAGCAGGCAATCGCCTGCCATCGCGTATGTATATACAAACATAATTCTGCCAACAGCGGGTGTTGCTTCGTTAAGAGTGGATGGTGCCGCCCTCCCGGCGTCGCAAATAATTCCCCATCCCAATTACCCTTCTTATTCGGTTGCCCTTGCCCGGTTTATCGGACCGGCGGCACAACATACCATCACCAGTGATTCTGCATTGAATGCCACCATATATGGTTTGGGTAATTATGAAAGCTATGGATACAATGCAGGTACCCTTATCAATAACCTGAACCATTACAGTGCGATCAGGAACACATTCAATACTTCGGGCAATATCGATACATTCACCTGCCCAAAAACACCCGTACGGCTATTTGTAAAACTGGGTTACCAGGCTACGGCTATCAGCTGGAGACTGAGCCAGGTAACAGGTATCACGCCCAATACAGATTCCATTATCAACAATCCAGTGCCGTTTGCCACGGAACAGATCAATGGCCGGACCTACTATGTATATACTCTGCAGCAGGATTTTACTTTTGCTAACCCCGGAACATATAACATACCGGTAAGCTACTCGGCGGCTGTAATTGAAAATTGCAGCCAGACTGAATATGCATCTGTAAAAGTGGTGGTAAAAGCCGGGCCACTGGCCGATTTCACGATCCCGTCCGCCTGCCCCAATCAATCCATCGTGCTTACAGGAACATCCGTACCCGGTACATTTAATCTTACCAGCTACCTGTGGAATTTCCCCGATGGTACTACACAAACCACCGTTAATGCAACAAAATCATTCCCGGCAATTGGCAGTTATAATGTACGCTACCGTATCTATGCCGATAATGGTTGTGCAGGCGATACCACCAAAGCAGTGGTCATCGGCAGCCCCGTAAACCTGTCTGTTCAGGTTGCAGGAAAAGCCTGTGCAGATAGTGTGTTCACATTTACTTCATCTGTACCGCCAAATGCCGGTAATCCACCTGGCTGGTATTGGGATTTTGGAGATGGCAATTCAACCACAATCACCAACAACAACAGCGTTACACACAGTTATACGGCACTGGCAGCAACCAGAACAGTAAGACATGCAGTAAGTTTTACAACAGGATGCGGAACAGATACGGTTCAATACATCATCCCGGCCATTAATAACAACCCAGCCGCTTCCTTCAGTTTTCTGCCGGATACGCTTTGTGAAAATAAGCCGGTACAATTCAATTCAACGCTCACAGGCATCAGTTCCTGGCTATGGAATTTCGGGAACGGCAGCAGTATTGCAGCGCCGCCGCTGCAACATACTTTCAATGGTGCAGGGTCATTCAATGTGAGCCTGGTAGTGACAGATGCAAACGGATGCGGTTCCTTGCCGGCTACCGGTATCGTGGCCATTAATCCGGCACCGCCCATCAATGCAGGGCCGGATAAATATTTCCGCATCGGATCCTCGGTCACCTTGGATGCAACCATTTCCAACCCGGGGAATCATAGTTTTGTATGGACGCCGACCACATTCCTGAACCTGGCAAACATACTGAACCCCGTTGCCACCCCCGACAGGAAAATGACCTATACCGTACTGGCAAGGGATAACATGACCCATTGTTCGAACAGCGACAGCGTAGTGGTAAAGCCGATCGGTATTGTACAGATTCCAAATGCCTTCACACCAAATAATGATGGAAAGAATGACCTGTTCAAAGTACTGGGAACGGAACTGGTCACACAATTCAACCTGAAAATATTCAACCGCTATGGCCAGGTTGTTTTTGAAACCAGCGACAAGAACACCGGATGGGACGGGAAGGTAAAAGGCAATGAGATGCCCGGCGGGGGCTTCGTTTATATTCTTACCTACAGCGCACCCAATTACCCGGTCGTACAGGTTGAAAAAGGAAGTTTTGTACTGATCAGGTAGTTTTAAAAGGAGAATAAATTCTACAAACCACAGCAATAAATTACAGAACTTTACCAGTTGAACAAAGGAAACAGAGAAACAAGGATGCAACCAAAAATACTGATAGCAGACGATCACAGCATGATACGCAAAGGACTTAAACTGCACATGCAGCTTACCCTTGGCTATACCGATATTCATGAAGTAGCTACCTGCAATGACCTGATGAAGGAACTGGTAAAGAATAAATACACGCACCTGGTGCTGGATATTATTCTATCAGACGGAAGTACCCTGGAAGTGATCCCCAACATCCGCCGGGTATATCCCGACCTGCGCATCCTTATTTTTTCGATGCAGCCCGCCGAAATATACGGGGAGGCGCTGAAGCAATACGGGATCAATCACTACATGTCGAAAGCCATTGGCGAGGAAGAAATGATACAGGAACTGCAGAAGTTCCTGCACAATGAAGAACCGGTAAGGCGCAACAATATCCAGCACCACGACAATCCCTTTACCAGCCTGGCGCCGCGGGAACTGGAGATACTCCATTATATACTCAAAGGCATTGGCACCAAGGAAATTGCCGATACGCTCAACCTGAAGATGAACACCATCTCCACCATCAAAACCCGCATCTTCGAAAAAACAACGGCGGGCAACATCAAGGAACTGATGGAACTGGCCACCCTCTATAATGTGAATTATTGAGCAGGAAGCAGTAACTTGGTTATTGCAATATGCATATGCAAAAGCTACTGATCCTGGCCGCCTTCCTTCTTATTACCACTGTACCCGGTGCAGCCCAGCCTGCTATAAGCTCTCACATCCAGCAATACACTACCGATAACGGATTGCCCTCGAACGGGATCAAAGGCATGCAATGGGATGCCAAAACAGAGTTCCTGTGGATGGCCACCGAAGCAGGTATTGTACGTTTCAACGGGGTTGATTTTAAATCGTATACCAAGGAAAATATGCCTTCGATAGCATCGGAAAGGATGCTTTTTATAGTACAGAATAATAAGGGCAGGATCTACACGTCAGACCAGCCGGGGAATATATTCCTTATCGACCGGAGCAGGCCGATCTTCTGGAGAAGGTCTGCAACAAACAGCAGCATCAATCCCTATATCAGCCATTATTACCTGCTGGGTGTATCGGATACTTTTTTTACCAGGAATGCCGGAAACATAAAACCAACGGGGTTCTCATCCGGTTTCAGTAAAATAGTTGCCCTCAGTGATACTTCCTGTTTGATCCTTAACCAGGGAAGCCTGTTTTATTATTCCCTCAGTTTAAAAGACCCCGTTATCCGGTCTTATGGAAATGGAAATGTGAATACCATTTTTAAGATCAACGACCGGTATTTTATCATGGACAATAAAAAGGATATCTTTCTTCTCAATGTAAGTGAACAAAAACTGGTGCCGGTCCCTTTTTCGGGAAGCAACAATAACCGGTTAAGGGCAGTAGCCAACAACAGCACACTTTTCTGGCAAACAGGAATGAGCAACCCGGTACTGATCGACGGTGAAAATGCATGGTTGCTGACCTACGATGGCACAAGCCTTTCAGCAAAATTCATTTCAACGGGTATTCCGCCCGATTCCTATATCAAGTCGGTTCAATACAGTGAAAAAAATGATCTGCTTTTCATCGGAACCGAATCCAAAGGCCTTATTGTAATTAACCAGAACAGGGTACAGTCTAAAAGAAGAAATAACGTCAACTCAAAAAACCGGAACTCCTATTATTCGCAGATCGAACTTACGGATGGGAATATACTGACCAATGAAAGTGATATCATCGGCGACAAGCGGACCAATGAAAACACGCTGCCGGTTCGGGGAAAATTCTCATTCAATATTTCCCATACCGGTGAAAACTCCCTGTGGTATACACAAACAAACAGCAAGATCGGGTACAACTGCCTGTTTGAATATAACAAATCCACGGGCCGCACAAAAGCGTATCCTAAAATAAAGTGGGGCGATATTGTAACAGGATCCGGCGGTAAAATATATTTAGCCAACATGACCGGGTTGGGCATTCTTGATGAAGACAGCCTTCTGTTTCTTTACCGGTATCCCAAAACAATGGCAGGCACAACAACATTTGATTTTGCAGAGATAAGCCCCGGTATCCTGGCCGTTGCCACCTGTTCGGGGTTATTGCGTTTCAATACGGCAACCCGCAGGCTGGATACTATCTTTTCCAAAGAGAATATCTGTGTACGCAGTATCTGGAAATACAAAGACTATGTCTTCTTCGGCACATACGGTTCGGGCTTTTATATTTACAGGAACGGGATAATAAGATCCATGCCGCTTGACAAGAACAGGTATTTATTATACCCGCACTGTTTTGTGCCGGATGACGAAGGCTATTGCTGGATAAGCACCAACAGGGGACTATTCAAATCAAGTTTATCGGAACTTATTGATGCATTTGAAAACAACAGGCCATCGGTGTATTATCATTATTATGGTAAAAAGGACGGGATGGAAATGACCGAGCTGAATGGCGGGTGTACACCCTGCGCCCTGCGCCTGCGGGATAAAACAATTTCTTTTCCTTCCATGGATGGCCTGCTGTGGGTAAACCCCGGGAAGGCAACTCCCATTTTACCCTCGGGAGAAATTTTCATTGATGAAATGACGGCGGATAATAACCCGGTGAATGTTGACTCGCTTCCGCAAAAGAAGCTGCCCCCGCAGACACAGGAGATTATTATCCAGCTTGGCTTTTCCTCCTGGTGCAATAAGGAAAATATTTACATCGATTACCAGTTGAATGATACACTGAACTGGAAAACGGTGAATACCGGCAACGATGCGGTGATCCGGCTCGGCAACCTCAGTTCGGGAAATTATACCCTGCGCATAAGAAAACTGAACGGGTTTGGAATAAATAATTACACGTACAAGGTCATCCGTTTTACCATCAGCACGCCCTGGCATAAGCAATGGTGGTTCTATGCCCTGTGCCTTTTAGCCGTGCTGGGAATAACCATCCTCTTCTTCCACTTACGCACCCGGCAATATAAGATCAGGCAGCGCAGGCTGGAAAGGCAGGTGGCAGAAAAAACAAAGGAACTGCAGGAACAAAATGAGATACTGGAGAAGAACGATACCATCAAAACCCGGCTTATCTCCATCATCAGCCACGACATTGTTACCCCTCTGAAGTTTGTTACCGTGGCCGGGAAAAACCTGATCGAGAAAAGAAGCCTGATGCCGGAAGCATTGCAGGTGGAAACCATACAGGAGATGACCAACACGTCCCAGGAACTGCAATTGCTCTCCACCAACATCCTCAACTGGATAAAATACCAGAATGAGAACAGGCGGATGGCAAAAGAAACATTCAATTTACATGAACTGGTGAACCAGGTGACAGGTGTGCTTACTTCCCTGGCAAAGCAGAAGAAACTCAGCTTACACAACCGGGTGAACAACGACCTGGAGATTCACCAGTTCTTTGAGCCGTTGAAGATCCTGGTGTATAACCTCCTGACGAATGCGATCAATTTTTCTGAAAACGGCGCTGTGCTGATCGCAGCAGAACAGAAGGACGGGCTGGTGGTTGTAAGTGTAAGTGATGAGGGCGTAGGCATGACCCCCGAACAGATCAAGAACATCATGGCCGACCAGTTCATCATCTCCTCTGCCAATATTGATAACCGGAAAGGGAACGGGCTTGGTTACCTCATCATAAAAGACCTGGTGAAGATCATGGGAGCCACCCTGCACATTGAAAGTGAAAAAGCCCGCCCGGACGACCCGGTCGGACGGGGGAAGGGAACAACGATCTCGGTTGAATTGCCTTCGGTAAAACCTAATACAGCATCCTCACTTTAATGGTGGCCTTTACTTTACGCAGCAACTCCAATGCATTTCTGCTGATGTTCTTATCCACGTCAAGCACCACGTAACCGATCTCGTCGTTGGTCTTCAGATACTGCCCGAGGATATTTATTTTATTGCGGCTGAGCTGGGTGTTTATCTCTGAAAGCACACCCGGCACATTATTATGTATGTGCAGGATGCGGTGGGTGCCCTCCTGCGGCGGAAGCGCCAATCCGGGTATGCTGTGAGAGCCGGTGCTGATACCCTTTTCGAGGTAGTTGAATAATTTATTGCTCACATCATCGCCGATATTATGTTGCGCCTCCTGGGTGCTGCCGCCGATATGCGGAGTAAGCAGCACATTACTCAACCCCTGCAGCGGGGTATGGAAAGGATCGCCATTCTTTTCCGGCTCCACGGGAAAAACGTCTACGGCGGCGCCGCCCAGCAGCCCTTCCAGCAATGCTTTGCGCAATGCTTCCAGGTCAACCACTTCTCCCCTTGCATAATTTATCAGGATGCTTCCCTTTTTAAAATATTTAAGGCTGCTTTTATTCACCATGTTCTTTGTGGAAGGCAGTTCAGGTACATGCAAGGTAACAATGTCTGATTTGCTCACCACCTCCTTAAAACTTTTCCGGTCCTCGGCATTGCCCAGGGGTAATTTTATTTCGGTATCATAAAAAATAACTTTCATGCCCAGGCTTTCGGCCAGCACGCTCACCTGTTTGCCGATGTTCCCGTAACCAATGATGCCCAACGTTTTTCCCCGCAGTTCATAACTGCCGCTTGCATCTTTCATCCACCTGCCTTCATGGGCTGCCTTATTCTTATCAAGGATCTTACGGATGAGCATGATGGATGCCCCGATCACCAGTTCGGCCACACTCCTGGTATTGCTGTACGGGGCATTAAAAACAGCAACCCCGTTGCGGGTAGCTGTTCTCAGATCAACCTGGTTAACCCCGATACAAAAACAACCGATGGCCTGCAGTTTTTCAGCTGCTTCCAGCACCCGCTTTGTTACCTGGGTCTTGCTGCGGATCCCGAGCAGGTGTACATTTTTTACCGCTGCGATCAACTCCTCTTCACTCAATGCCCCGTTCAGTTTTTTTACATTGGTATAGCCGGCGGCATTAAAATGTTTTACCGCCACATCACTGATATTCTCTAAAAAAAGAATGTTTATTTTTTCTTTGGGATAACTGGTTATTTTATTTTCAGCCATGACGATAACAGCGTATTTTGCACAAATATATTCTATCTAAAGCTAGTATTGCATGCTATTGATAAACAGACGCTTTCTGAATGGCCTGGTAATTGCCCTGCCTGCCCTCCTTTTAATTGAATGCAATCCTTCGGGCAACAGCCAACATCATAAAAGTGACAGTTCCGCCAGCATCGAACTGCCCGCCCCGGTTCCGATCTCTGCCCTAGAAGCATCCGCATTAAAAGCCGCCTGTGAAGCCTGGTACGATTCTGCCCTTGCTCCCCGGGGTTTCAATGGCGGGATATTGGTGGCAAAGAACGGCAATATCGTTTTTGAAAAATATTCCGGCACAGCCCATATACCGGGTACCGATTCCATCAATGCGACGATGCCCCTGCACATTGCTTCTGTTACAAAAACGTTCACTGCCATGGCTGTTTTAAAACTATGGCAGGATGGGAAACTGAATATAGATGATGAATACAGCAAATACTTTCCGGCATTCAATTATCCCGGTGTGACGATACGAAGTTTATTGAACCACCGGAGTGGTCTGCCCAATTACACCCATTTCCTGGACAACCTGGGCTGGGATAAGAATAAAGTGGTCAGCAATGAAGATGTCCTGGATTTTTTAATAACCCGGAAAGCCGAACTGGTGGATATCAGTGCAGCAAACACCCACTTCACGTACTGCAATACCAACTATGCACTGCTTGCCTTACTTATTGAAAGGATCTCCGGCAGGAAATACGGGGATTTTATCAGCCAGGTTTTTTTCATCCCCCTGCAAATGAAGCACAGTTATGTGTTTACCGCTGCCGATACATCCAGGGCCATTCCCAGTTATAACTGGCGGGGTAAGATCGAACCGTTCAATTTCCTGGATATGGTTTATGGCGACAAAAACATTTACACCACCGTACGGGACCTGTTAACCTGGGACAGGGTCTTGTACACGAACCGGCTCTTCTCCCCCGAAACGCTGGCACAGGCTTATGCAGGTTACAGCAACGAAAGGCCGGGTATACGTAATTATGGACTGGGCTGGCGCATGTATGATCATCCGGATGGAAAAAAGATCATTTACCACAATGGCTGGTGGCATGGAAGCAATGCATCCTTCATACGGCTCATCAATGATTCAGCCACCATCATCGTTATAGGAAATAAATTCACCCGTGCCATTTATCATGCAAAAGCAATGGCTTCGGTTTTTGGAAATTACTCTGGCAGTTCCGATGAAGAGGATCCCGAACAGTCTTCAGGCCCGCATAAAACTTCCGGTCCAATGCTGAAAACATCCCTTCCCGCGATCAGTGGGAAAAGTAAAGAATAATAAAGCAACATTTCGCAAAAAAAGGGAAACCCGGATAACCAACTTCCCTGACTGATTCATCCTGTAAAACCGCATTATGGCAAAACCGTTATGCAGGTTTTTATACAGAATGTGCAATATTTTTAGTCAAAATATGCGCTTTTTTGCATTTTTAATACTAATTTGACCTGCAATAAAACTAAAGCTTAAGGAGAAATGCAGGTGTACAGGATATACCAGTTAAGTCTGTATAAAAAACCATTACAGGCTTATGTATTTGATTGTACAAAAGCCGTGACCAGCAACATTACGAAGCTGGTTTGCCGCCTCAACAAAATCCCTGATACCCTGTCATCCCCCCTTTACTCCGGCATTCCCCAGCAGTTAAAAACCAGGCAAGCTCTTTTTTTTCAAAACAAAAACACGACTATATGAGAAAATTTACAACCAGACTGATTTCTATTATGTTCTTACTGGTTCCTCTGATGTCCCAGGCACAAACAAGCATTTCCGGAAGGGTCGTCAATGAACGGGACGGCGCTGCAGTAGAAGGTGCTACGGTGATCCTTAAGGGAAAGAACACGGGAACCAAGACAGACGCCAATGGCAATTTCAGTATCTCTGCTGCCAAAGGAGACGTGCTGATCATAAGTTCGGTCAATTTTAAACAACAACAGGTTAAGATCGGTAGTTCAACTTCCATTACTGTACGGCTGGTTAGCAGCGACGGTACATTGGGTGAAGTAGTGGTAACTGCCATGGATATAAGAAGAAATCCCCGGGAATTGGGTTATGCTGTACAAAAAGTCGGCGGAGATGAGATCCAGGAAACGCAACGGGAAAACTTCCTGAATGCTTTGGGTGGAAGGGTATCCGGGGTAAGCCTTACTCCAACAAGTGGCAATGCCGGCGCCTCAACCAATATTGTACTTAGGGGCTATAATTCCCTGGCACTGAGCAATCAGCCTTTATTTATTGTAGACGGAACGATCGTAGATAACTCAGTACTTGATGAAAACAGTAATGGTGGCAGCGGGCTTGGTTTGGTAGAAAATCCTTCTAACGGAACAAGGCCTATTAACCAAACTACCAACAGGGGAAATGACTATACCAACCGGGTGGGCGATATGAACCCGAATGATATCGAATCGATCACCGTTTTGAAAGGCCCCGAAGCAACGGCGCTATATGGCAGCCAGGCAAGTTCAGGTGCTATTGTTATCACCACAAAAAAGGCCAAGGCATTTGAAGCAAAAAATTCAAATTGGGAGCTATAAATTATGATAATAGTTTCCGGCTTCAGTTTGTGGAAAGATTGCCCGAGTTATATACGGATTATGATATGGGCATCAATGGAAGACTCGATAGTAATTTTGCCTATTTCGGTCCCAAACTTGCTCCCGGTACAACCAGGAAGGACCAGGCTAAGGATTTCTTTAAGACCGGGTTTTCACAAACACATAACCTAACGGTTGATGTCGGTAACAAGAACATGAGCTTTAAGGTTTCCGGTTCAGCTTTTAACCAGTCTGGTACAGTTCCTGACAACAAGTATACCCGTTATACAATCCGGATCAGTAACACCACGCGGTTTAAAAAGCTGTTTGACATAACCCCTGCCTTCACGTATACACACAGTATCAATAAAAAACCGATCCGGAGTTCCAACGGTTTTCTAACCACGCTCATGCGCTGGCCGGTGAATGATAACCTGAATAATATTTATAATGCCGATAATACAAAGAGAGAGATCTATACCAAAAAGGATGCCAATGAGGAATTCGATAATCCCCTTTGGAATGTGCATAACAACCGGAGCTATGATAAACTGAACAAACAAAATGCAACCCTTGGGATAAATATATATCCATTGAAATGGCTCACGCTGGCGGGTCGGTTTGGATATGAGACCTACAAAAATGATGGCTGGACCTTTTATCATCCTGAAACCTATTTACTCACAAAAGCCACCCGTGGCTCACAGGATAATTACTACCGGAAATATGAAGGGTACAACCACACCATTACGGCCACTGCAAAGCACAGCCTGGGAAAGTTCAACGGAAGGCTGATGGTAGGTACCATGTGGCAGGATTATAAGACCAGCGCCTGGTCGGTTTTTGGAAACGGTATTGCCGATGCCACCACGTTCAAGTTTGATCCTTCGCGTATCGGGGACTCCTCAACCACTGCTGTCTCTTCCAGGAACTGGTTGTATCGTAATAAAACGTTCAACGATTTTAATTACAGGCAGATACGGCAACTGGCTTATTTTGGTGAAGTGGCCCTGAACTGGAACAATATTGTCTTCCTCAACTATACGCATCGTTTTGAAGAGGGTTCCACCCTGCCAAAAATAAACCGGAAAGTGAATTATCCTGCCGGAAGCGTCAGTGTGATATTCACAGACCTCATCAAACCGCTTAAGAATAGCAATTTCCTGACCTATGGCAAGATAAGGGCTTCGCTGGCAAGCACCGCTAAATCGAATAGCCCTTATTCCAATCAGTCATTTTTCATTTTGCAAACTTCCAGTGGCGGAGGTTTTGGATATGATTTCAATAATTCCAATTTCTTACTGGAACCCGAGAAGCAATCAACCTATGAAGTGGGGATGGAGCTTCGTTTCTTAAAGAGCAGGCTGAGCATTGATGCTACGTATTATAATACACTAAATACAGACCAGATCCTGGAACTGGTACGAACCAGTTATGGCACCGGATTTATTTTAAATACCTTAAACCTCAGCAGCACCCGCAACCGGGGCGTTGAGATCGCAGCCAGTTACCGGGTACTACAACAAACCGATCTTACCTGGAACCTGGGGCTGAACTTCACAAAAAGCTGGAACAAACTGCTGACCCTGCCTAGTAACCTGCCGGAATTCTATATTTCGGATACCTGGCTGTACGGCAATGCAAGGGCTGGTTTGCAAAGAGGTGGCCCCACTACCAGTATCACCTCCTATGGTTACCAGCGCAACAACAAAGGACAGATCCTGATCGAACAAACTTCCGGTCTTCCACTCACCGATAATAACTTTAAGGTCAGGGGTGACCGGAACCCGGATTTCACGCTGGGTGTGAATAACAATATCCGGTTTAAAAACTGGACAATCAGTATG from Chitinophagaceae bacterium encodes the following:
- a CDS encoding gliding motility-associated C-terminal domain-containing protein, which gives rise to MSLTAQDKSNRGKEFWLGYGFHWIFLNSDNGGVIPLNGQDMALYISAEQAAVVTVSINGTSWSQTVNIPANSVDASIVIPKAGANDARLLTDGLSTKGIHIVSDVPVAVYAHVYVTQGSGATMLMPVETYGYSYYSINYSQATSNSPLPIINPTTANGPDWYSWFYVVASEDNTRVEIVPADSTKNGWLPGQTYTVNLNKGEIYNVFGKMVAGNSQAWAASKDMTGSKIKSVVGADGNCHPIAFFSGSGGIRICRGDGGEYMQQQVFPAQAWGTRYLTYHTINNTNTDILETNRNYYRVCVSDPSAVVRRNGVVLTGLIKNFYYEFQDSTGGDYIESDKPVLVSQYTVNENQCWNFPTTTPAPPSNGDPEMFYLSPIEQGQKSVRLFASRQSPAIAYVYTNIILPTAGVASLRVDGAALPASQIIPHPNYPSYSVALARFIGPAAQHTITSDSALNATIYGLGNYESYGYNAGTLINNLNHYSAIRNTFNTSGNIDTFTCPKTPVRLFVKLGYQATAISWRLSQVTGITPNTDSIINNPVPFATEQINGRTYYVYTLQQDFTFANPGTYNIPVSYSAAVIENCSQTEYASVKVVVKAGPLADFTIPSACPNQSIVLTGTSVPGTFNLTSYLWNFPDGTTQTTVNATKSFPAIGSYNVRYRIYADNGCAGDTTKAVVIGSPVNLSVQVAGKACADSVFTFTSSVPPNAGNPPGWYWDFGDGNSTTITNNNSVTHSYTALAATRTVRHAVSFTTGCGTDTVQYIIPAINNNPAASFSFLPDTLCENKPVQFNSTLTGISSWLWNFGNGSSIAAPPLQHTFNGAGSFNVSLVVTDANGCGSLPATGIVAINPAPPINAGPDKYFRIGSSVTLDATISNPGNHSFVWTPTTFLNLANILNPVATPDRKMTYTVLARDNMTHCSNSDSVVVKPIGIVQIPNAFTPNNDGKNDLFKVLGTELVTQFNLKIFNRYGQVVFETSDKNTGWDGKVKGNEMPGGGFVYILTYSAPNYPVVQVEKGSFVLIR
- the serA gene encoding phosphoglycerate dehydrogenase; the protein is MAENKITSYPKEKINILFLENISDVAVKHFNAAGYTNVKKLNGALSEEELIAAVKNVHLLGIRSKTQVTKRVLEAAEKLQAIGCFCIGVNQVDLRTATRNGVAVFNAPYSNTRSVAELVIGASIMLIRKILDKNKAAHEGRWMKDASGSYELRGKTLGIIGYGNIGKQVSVLAESLGMKVIFYDTEIKLPLGNAEDRKSFKEVVSKSDIVTLHVPELPSTKNMVNKSSLKYFKKGSILINYARGEVVDLEALRKALLEGLLGGAAVDVFPVEPEKNGDPFHTPLQGLSNVLLTPHIGGSTQEAQHNIGDDVSNKLFNYLEKGISTGSHSIPGLALPPQEGTHRILHIHNNVPGVLSEINTQLSRNKINILGQYLKTNDEIGYVVLDVDKNISRNALELLRKVKATIKVRMLY
- a CDS encoding response regulator transcription factor encodes the protein MNKGNRETRMQPKILIADDHSMIRKGLKLHMQLTLGYTDIHEVATCNDLMKELVKNKYTHLVLDIILSDGSTLEVIPNIRRVYPDLRILIFSMQPAEIYGEALKQYGINHYMSKAIGEEEMIQELQKFLHNEEPVRRNNIQHHDNPFTSLAPRELEILHYILKGIGTKEIADTLNLKMNTISTIKTRIFEKTTAGNIKELMELATLYNVNY
- a CDS encoding HAMP domain-containing histidine kinase — protein: MQKLLILAAFLLITTVPGAAQPAISSHIQQYTTDNGLPSNGIKGMQWDAKTEFLWMATEAGIVRFNGVDFKSYTKENMPSIASERMLFIVQNNKGRIYTSDQPGNIFLIDRSRPIFWRRSATNSSINPYISHYYLLGVSDTFFTRNAGNIKPTGFSSGFSKIVALSDTSCLILNQGSLFYYSLSLKDPVIRSYGNGNVNTIFKINDRYFIMDNKKDIFLLNVSEQKLVPVPFSGSNNNRLRAVANNSTLFWQTGMSNPVLIDGENAWLLTYDGTSLSAKFISTGIPPDSYIKSVQYSEKNDLLFIGTESKGLIVINQNRVQSKRRNNVNSKNRNSYYSQIELTDGNILTNESDIIGDKRTNENTLPVRGKFSFNISHTGENSLWYTQTNSKIGYNCLFEYNKSTGRTKAYPKIKWGDIVTGSGGKIYLANMTGLGILDEDSLLFLYRYPKTMAGTTTFDFAEISPGILAVATCSGLLRFNTATRRLDTIFSKENICVRSIWKYKDYVFFGTYGSGFYIYRNGIIRSMPLDKNRYLLYPHCFVPDDEGYCWISTNRGLFKSSLSELIDAFENNRPSVYYHYYGKKDGMEMTELNGGCTPCALRLRDKTISFPSMDGLLWVNPGKATPILPSGEIFIDEMTADNNPVNVDSLPQKKLPPQTQEIIIQLGFSSWCNKENIYIDYQLNDTLNWKTVNTGNDAVIRLGNLSSGNYTLRIRKLNGFGINNYTYKVIRFTISTPWHKQWWFYALCLLAVLGITILFFHLRTRQYKIRQRRLERQVAEKTKELQEQNEILEKNDTIKTRLISIISHDIVTPLKFVTVAGKNLIEKRSLMPEALQVETIQEMTNTSQELQLLSTNILNWIKYQNENRRMAKETFNLHELVNQVTGVLTSLAKQKKLSLHNRVNNDLEIHQFFEPLKILVYNLLTNAINFSENGAVLIAAEQKDGLVVVSVSDEGVGMTPEQIKNIMADQFIISSANIDNRKGNGLGYLIIKDLVKIMGATLHIESEKARPDDPVGRGKGTTISVELPSVKPNTASSL
- a CDS encoding TonB-dependent receptor plug domain-containing protein produces the protein MRKFTTRLISIMFLLVPLMSQAQTSISGRVVNERDGAAVEGATVILKGKNTGTKTDANGNFSISAAKGDVLIISSVNFKQQQVKIGSSTSITVRLVSSDGTLGEVVVTAMDIRRNPRELGYAVQKVGGDEIQETQRENFLNALGGRVSGVSLTPTSGNAGASTNIVLRGYNSLALSNQPLFIVDGTIVDNSVLDENSNGGSGLGLVENPSNGTRPINQTTNRGNDYTNRVGDMNPNDIESITVLKGPEATALYGSQASSGAIVITTKKAKAFEAKNSNWEL
- a CDS encoding beta-lactamase family protein, whose translation is MLLINRRFLNGLVIALPALLLIECNPSGNSQHHKSDSSASIELPAPVPISALEASALKAACEAWYDSALAPRGFNGGILVAKNGNIVFEKYSGTAHIPGTDSINATMPLHIASVTKTFTAMAVLKLWQDGKLNIDDEYSKYFPAFNYPGVTIRSLLNHRSGLPNYTHFLDNLGWDKNKVVSNEDVLDFLITRKAELVDISAANTHFTYCNTNYALLALLIERISGRKYGDFISQVFFIPLQMKHSYVFTAADTSRAIPSYNWRGKIEPFNFLDMVYGDKNIYTTVRDLLTWDRVLYTNRLFSPETLAQAYAGYSNERPGIRNYGLGWRMYDHPDGKKIIYHNGWWHGSNASFIRLINDSATIIVIGNKFTRAIYHAKAMASVFGNYSGSSDEEDPEQSSGPHKTSGPMLKTSLPAISGKSKE